A single genomic interval of Cydia strobilella chromosome 3, ilCydStro3.1, whole genome shotgun sequence harbors:
- the LOC134756081 gene encoding deoxynucleoside kinase-like isoform X1 produces the protein MLRRYIRLLSYKAQAQRRYYKMSTANKKPFTVFVEGNIGSGKTTFLEHFRQFEDITLLTEPVEEWRNLRGWNLLDLMYKDPTKWAMAFQAYVSLTMLDMHRRPTATPVKLMERSLYSARYCFVEHMYRSGTLHPAQFSVLDEWFRFIHTEIPIQADLIVYLKTNPVIAHERIKQRARSEEQCVPLSYLEDLHTLHEDWLVNRTHAECPAPVLVIDADLDLSQITEEYKRSEHQILRKAVDVVMRSPNKLSPKKPITSSPIKIVPQIRL, from the exons ATGTTAAGGCGGTATATTCGTTTGTTATCTTATAaag CTCAAGCTCAAAGACGTTATTACAAAATGAGTACTGCCAATAAAAAACCCTTCACGGTGTTCGTGGAAGGTAATATTGGTAGTGGTAAAACGACATTTCTGGAACATTTTCGCCAGTTTGAAGATATAACGCTTTTGACCGAGCCAGTGGAGGAGTGGCGCAATCTCCGAGGATGGAACTTATTG GATCTCATGTACAAAGACCCCACAAAATGGGCAATGGCTTTCCAAGCCTATGTGTCCCTGACCATGTTGGACATGCACCGGAGACCCACAGCGACCCCAGTGAAGCTAATGGAGCGGTCACTGTACAGTGCAAGGTACTGCTTTGTGGAGCATATGTACAGAAGTGGAACTCTGCACCCGGCCCAGTTCTCGGTGCTGGATGAGTGGTTCCGGTTTATTCATACTGAGATCCCTATTCAAGCTGATCTAATCG TCTACCTCAAAACAAACCCAGTGATTGCCCACGAAAGGATAAAGCAGCGAGCTCGCTCCGAGGAGCAGTGTGTCCCGCTGTCATATTTAGAAGACCTTCACACCCTGCATGAAGACTGGCTGGTCAACAGGACTCATGCTGAGTGCCCTGCCCCA GTCCTGGTTATAGATGCAGACTTAGACTTATCTCAAATAACTGAGGAATACAAGAGATCCGAACACCAAATCTTGAGGAAGGCCGTGGATGTAGTGATGCGGTCCCCGAACAAGCTCAGCCCTAAGAAGCCCATCACTAGCTCGCCTATCAAGATTGTTCCACAAATTAGACTGTAA
- the LOC134756081 gene encoding deoxynucleoside kinase-like isoform X2: MLRRYIRLLSYKAQRRYYKMSTANKKPFTVFVEGNIGSGKTTFLEHFRQFEDITLLTEPVEEWRNLRGWNLLDLMYKDPTKWAMAFQAYVSLTMLDMHRRPTATPVKLMERSLYSARYCFVEHMYRSGTLHPAQFSVLDEWFRFIHTEIPIQADLIVYLKTNPVIAHERIKQRARSEEQCVPLSYLEDLHTLHEDWLVNRTHAECPAPVLVIDADLDLSQITEEYKRSEHQILRKAVDVVMRSPNKLSPKKPITSSPIKIVPQIRL; the protein is encoded by the exons ATGTTAAGGCGGTATATTCGTTTGTTATCTTATAaag CTCAAAGACGTTATTACAAAATGAGTACTGCCAATAAAAAACCCTTCACGGTGTTCGTGGAAGGTAATATTGGTAGTGGTAAAACGACATTTCTGGAACATTTTCGCCAGTTTGAAGATATAACGCTTTTGACCGAGCCAGTGGAGGAGTGGCGCAATCTCCGAGGATGGAACTTATTG GATCTCATGTACAAAGACCCCACAAAATGGGCAATGGCTTTCCAAGCCTATGTGTCCCTGACCATGTTGGACATGCACCGGAGACCCACAGCGACCCCAGTGAAGCTAATGGAGCGGTCACTGTACAGTGCAAGGTACTGCTTTGTGGAGCATATGTACAGAAGTGGAACTCTGCACCCGGCCCAGTTCTCGGTGCTGGATGAGTGGTTCCGGTTTATTCATACTGAGATCCCTATTCAAGCTGATCTAATCG TCTACCTCAAAACAAACCCAGTGATTGCCCACGAAAGGATAAAGCAGCGAGCTCGCTCCGAGGAGCAGTGTGTCCCGCTGTCATATTTAGAAGACCTTCACACCCTGCATGAAGACTGGCTGGTCAACAGGACTCATGCTGAGTGCCCTGCCCCA GTCCTGGTTATAGATGCAGACTTAGACTTATCTCAAATAACTGAGGAATACAAGAGATCCGAACACCAAATCTTGAGGAAGGCCGTGGATGTAGTGATGCGGTCCCCGAACAAGCTCAGCCCTAAGAAGCCCATCACTAGCTCGCCTATCAAGATTGTTCCACAAATTAGACTGTAA